The following proteins come from a genomic window of Misgurnus anguillicaudatus chromosome 10, ASM2758022v2, whole genome shotgun sequence:
- the LOC129447820 gene encoding uncharacterized protein, whose translation MGINPESSMGNHTELSFERQQVSTDLESLTQMTSSLLEDSMSNWFESIERMRTNSKPLIAKCSEHTGNDIPDLSPPSPVISLLSLDSCDLEIQMLIDADQTQDGPVAESLQMEMIDSFDLLYCSDNQEDQHCIQNNSSLNAPYDTENLTRSAGGSSTQEFEYDSQIMTMLGNSVPNLDQKSQELSLNQDRLQSPVSYSMSQNNIPEDHYRQLAPCMMTNRKESGYLESTLSVSNQTVLNCVGSSHHTFPEMDCQSKQIPFDNWEQRSGVSTYKNYSQGLETPQHLMLHDTNIRNVEKNIIKNDSRTGSSGFQCSIMDRSCFEGLSYDKRESCSYSKFRANQSTHNFEGVARSFPAKVHKTHPNLIPTPPPDDDWLFSNIMA comes from the coding sequence ATGGGAATCAACCCTGAAAGCTCAATGGGAAATCACACAGAGTTAAGCTTTGAAAGGCAACAAGTCTCGACTGATTTAGAAAGCTTGACACAAATGACCAGCAGTCTTCTGGAGGACAGCATGTCCAATTGGTTCGAAAGTATTGAAAGAATGAGAACAAATTCAAAACCATTAATCGCTAAATGCTCTGAGCACACCGGGAATGACATCCCAGACCTTTCTCCACCTTCTCCAGTGATTTCACTCTTGTCGTTGGATTCATGTGATCTGGAGATCCAAATGCTTATCGATGCTGACCAAACACAAGATGGTCCCGTTGCAGAGAGTCTACAGATGGAAATGATCGACAGCTTTGACTTACTGTATTGTTCTGACAATCAGGAAGATCAGCATTGCATACAGAATAACAGCTCTCTAAATGCACCATATGATACGGAAAACCTCACACGTTCTGCTGGTGGTTCTAGCACCCAAGAGTTTGAATATGACTCACAGATAATGACAATGTTAGGAAACTCCGTGCCAAATTTAGACCAGAAAAGTCAAGAATTGAGTCTCAATCAAGATAGACTTCAAAGCCCGGTAAGCTATTCAATGAGTCAAAATAACATCCCAGAAGATCACTATAGGCAGCTTGCACCGTGCATGATGACAAACAGAAAGGAGTCTGGCTACTTAGAATCAACTTTGTCCGTCAGCAACCAAACGGTATTGAATTGTGTTGGTTCAAGCCACCATACTTTCCCAGAGATGGACTGTCAATCAAAACAGATTCCATTCGACAACTGGGAACAGCGGTCTGGAGTGAGCACATATAAAAATTATTCACAAGGTCTAGAAACACCTCAGCATCTAATGTTGCATGACACAAATATAAGAAATGTAGAGAAAAACATTATAAAGAATGACAGCAGGACTGGGTCTTCAGGTTTTCAGTGCTCAATAATGGATCGCTCTTGCTTTGAAGGCTTGagttatgataaaagagaatcCTGTTCTTACTCTAAATttagagccaatcagagcactCATAACTTTGAAGGCGTGGCTCGGTCATTCCCTGCTAAAGTACACAAGACCCACCCAAATCTAATTCCAACTCCGCCTCCAGATGATGATTGGTTGTTTAGTAATATAATGGCATGA